In Leptospira perdikensis, a single genomic region encodes these proteins:
- a CDS encoding tRNA lysidine(34) synthetase, translated as MHWVSLLFCKKKIPKLALKLKKGLEETGRLVRYHELKKITDRIPAIILTGHHCKDYTESIFLHLTRGGGKKAFYTLPPYDGERFLPLVFLEDKELESLYSYVSNHMKIFEDESNKDPVYKRNRLRMDLLPILEKENWNFHKTYWNFHDRSQLNLQFDLKKINIPKQVPHLFRIPHETWISLNLSAKKDLIDFHLKLLGHYPLYKSGFDNFHLQSEGERAFLENKNCFLYKSKFGDLFIIDKKSPAFKKAASYREGDNLYIEWNQNRFKLSDPQKKYDLGSWHHGQKIQIRSGNKEISECMRENGIPFFLRTYIPILYFEGEPIQILFSLFSKSEKNYPKRIYLER; from the coding sequence ATCCACTGGGTTTCCCTTTTATTTTGTAAAAAAAAAATCCCAAAACTGGCTCTCAAACTAAAAAAGGGATTAGAAGAAACAGGAAGACTGGTTCGTTACCACGAACTCAAAAAAATTACCGATAGAATTCCCGCCATTATCCTTACTGGTCACCATTGTAAAGACTATACTGAATCTATATTTCTACACCTAACAAGAGGTGGTGGAAAAAAAGCATTTTATACTCTTCCTCCCTATGACGGAGAAAGATTTTTACCTCTCGTTTTTTTGGAAGATAAAGAATTGGAGTCTCTTTATTCATATGTATCCAATCATATGAAAATCTTTGAAGACGAGTCCAATAAAGACCCTGTTTACAAACGTAATCGGCTTCGAATGGATTTACTCCCGATTTTGGAAAAAGAAAATTGGAACTTTCATAAAACATATTGGAATTTCCATGATCGTTCCCAACTCAATTTACAATTTGATTTAAAAAAAATAAATATTCCCAAACAAGTCCCCCATTTATTTCGTATCCCTCACGAAACATGGATAAGCCTAAACTTATCAGCTAAAAAAGACCTGATTGACTTCCATTTAAAATTACTGGGTCATTATCCTTTGTACAAATCGGGATTTGACAATTTTCATCTCCAATCTGAAGGGGAAAGAGCATTTTTAGAAAACAAAAACTGTTTTTTATACAAATCAAAGTTTGGTGATCTATTCATCATCGATAAAAAATCTCCAGCTTTTAAAAAAGCGGCCTCTTATCGAGAAGGAGATAATTTATATATCGAATGGAACCAAAACAGGTTCAAACTTTCCGATCCACAGAAAAAATACGATCTTGGATCTTGGCACCACGGTCAAAAAATCCAAATCCGTTCGGGAAATAAGGAAATTTCTGAGTGTATGCGAGAAAATGGCATTCCGTTTTTCCTTAGAACCTATATTCCTATCCTTTATTTTGAAGGAGAACCCATTCAAATTTTGTTTTCTTTATTTTCAAAAAGCGAAAAGAATTATCCCAAACGAATCTATCTGGAAAGGTGA
- a CDS encoding ATP-binding protein gives MITEIPAPITKLFDLALSRMGNKLPELWAENKTQFLISYSGGKDSSILVLFFKYLKDKYQIQTPSLFYLSHGIRSIETEEKDIFHFLESTGFPFYFVKKKSQNWLSN, from the coding sequence ATGATTACGGAAATTCCCGCTCCAATCACAAAACTATTTGATCTGGCCCTTAGCCGTATGGGGAACAAACTGCCTGAACTCTGGGCAGAAAACAAAACTCAGTTTCTCATCTCCTATTCGGGAGGAAAGGACTCCTCTATCTTGGTTTTGTTTTTTAAATATCTAAAAGACAAATATCAAATTCAAACTCCTTCTCTATTCTATTTGTCCCACGGAATCCGTTCGATTGAAACAGAAGAAAAAGACATTTTCCATTTTTTAGAATCCACTGGGTTTCCCTTTTATTTTGTAAAAAAAAAATCCCAAAACTGGCTCTCAAACTAA
- a CDS encoding GAF domain-containing SpoIIE family protein phosphatase, giving the protein MKRELTDDRICLLCAEPQLPNGITKNGRFFCQTCDREWILEKRKIPRIGKNILSSKEKTEFLLDNLSLFNSAMELEDLMQRFTELISSRLKRDKVAVFITNLELGEIKLAYYSSRQKTLQRAIKRITLDYDLSYGVLIEAMAKGEPCFYKFSEQKHPFYEFYSKLTGTKSQLVIPILYANTAVGMVTIDYEEEDYSDFIEDQEILQLVVGQFAVSLRNSLLFSKSENQSKNFQSLHTAALTLSQLYLNNHDEMIRMILLTLSGIVESSLTCLIERTLESSKAKIFKLYRDLENYQIHTETEIIDVEKIHSILETKETITIDPITNTSFVNIGIEGKESMIFPLTLENGTNCVFILTKQENRFPQDEIEALNAFVSLARITMENSNLYQNLSNKERLEKEIEIAKEIQSTLLPRKAPEAEGFSFGGFMVPARGIGGDYYDFILSPNRNELFICIGDVSGKGVAAGLVMATVRTILHSLVRVKDSPWEILNDINNYLYSSYKEAITPRFMSMILLRWNLITGEVQYSGAGHGNFYHHQAESKALTMIETEGVILGIQPDISAFRNESKLRFDSGDTILLYTDGVTEARNSEGTQFGEPQLKSSFLSWITLEPKNILERIYSELKEFVKEQEQHDDITMVAVRKI; this is encoded by the coding sequence ATGAAACGAGAGCTCACTGACGACCGAATCTGTTTGCTCTGTGCCGAACCACAACTTCCGAACGGGATCACGAAGAATGGGCGTTTTTTCTGCCAAACCTGTGACCGGGAGTGGATTCTCGAAAAACGGAAAATTCCAAGAATCGGGAAAAACATCCTTAGCTCTAAGGAGAAAACAGAATTTCTATTAGATAACCTATCCTTATTCAACTCTGCCATGGAATTGGAAGATTTGATGCAAAGGTTTACCGAACTCATATCTTCGCGTTTGAAACGAGATAAAGTTGCCGTGTTCATCACCAATTTAGAGTTAGGTGAAATTAAATTAGCATACTATTCGAGCCGCCAAAAGACCTTACAGAGAGCCATCAAACGAATCACATTGGATTATGATCTAAGTTATGGGGTTTTGATTGAAGCTATGGCAAAAGGGGAACCTTGTTTTTATAAGTTTTCTGAACAGAAACATCCTTTCTACGAATTTTATTCAAAACTCACTGGAACTAAATCGCAACTAGTCATTCCGATTCTTTATGCAAACACTGCTGTCGGAATGGTGACCATTGACTATGAAGAAGAAGACTACTCAGACTTCATCGAAGACCAAGAAATTTTACAACTTGTAGTCGGTCAATTTGCCGTTTCCCTCAGAAACTCTCTTTTATTTTCTAAATCGGAAAACCAGTCTAAAAACTTTCAAAGTTTACATACTGCAGCCCTAACTCTAAGCCAACTTTATTTAAACAATCATGACGAAATGATACGTATGATTCTTTTGACACTATCAGGGATAGTGGAATCTTCATTAACCTGTCTCATTGAAAGGACTTTAGAATCTTCCAAAGCAAAAATATTTAAACTCTATCGTGATTTAGAAAATTACCAAATTCATACAGAAACAGAAATTATCGATGTAGAAAAAATTCATTCTATATTAGAAACCAAAGAAACGATAACCATTGATCCAATCACAAACACTAGTTTTGTGAATATCGGGATTGAAGGTAAAGAATCTATGATTTTTCCGCTTACTTTAGAAAACGGAACTAATTGCGTTTTTATTCTTACCAAACAAGAGAATCGATTTCCGCAGGATGAAATCGAAGCATTAAATGCTTTTGTTTCTTTAGCTAGAATCACTATGGAAAATTCCAATTTATACCAAAACCTTTCGAATAAAGAAAGATTGGAAAAAGAAATTGAAATTGCAAAAGAAATCCAAAGTACTCTTTTACCTAGAAAAGCTCCCGAAGCCGAAGGATTTTCTTTTGGTGGGTTTATGGTTCCGGCCCGCGGAATTGGCGGAGATTATTATGACTTCATCCTCTCACCTAACAGAAACGAGTTGTTTATTTGTATTGGAGATGTCAGCGGTAAAGGAGTTGCGGCAGGTCTTGTAATGGCGACCGTTAGAACCATCCTCCATTCCCTTGTTCGTGTTAAAGATTCTCCTTGGGAGATCCTAAACGATATCAACAATTATCTTTATTCCAGTTATAAAGAAGCAATCACTCCCAGATTTATGAGTATGATTTTACTCAGATGGAACCTGATTACAGGAGAGGTGCAATACTCTGGTGCTGGTCATGGAAATTTTTACCATCACCAAGCAGAATCGAAAGCGCTCACTATGATCGAAACAGAAGGAGTGATCCTTGGAATCCAACCGGATATTTCGGCATTTCGTAATGAATCCAAATTGCGATTTGATTCCGGTGATACTATTTTGTTGTACACCGATGGAGTGACAGAAGCAAGAAACTCTGAAGGAACGCAGTTCGGAGAGCCTCAACTCAAATCGAGTTTTCTTTCCTGGATCACGTTAGAACCAAAAAACATTCTCGAACGGATCTATTCCGAACTAAAAGAATTTGTCAAAGAACAGGAACAACACGATGATATCACTATGGTGGCAGTAAGGAAGATATGA
- the yihA gene encoding ribosome biogenesis GTP-binding protein YihA/YsxC, with protein MHKYSKEIPFPETKFFTSIAHLSEKEELDSVQSIAFMGRSNSGKSSLLNALSNHRGLAKVSKTPGKTKLINIFRTKEGFNLIDLPGFGYSKASHKEHKDMMKLLEGFLNTWKNLKILFILCDSQREFPEEELSTIEVAMEKKIKPVVIRTKIDKLNQSEQHRVRTEMETAMNEIGIPFRVFYLSATTGRGVGELREFIVENLIPSNKGV; from the coding sequence ATGCATAAGTATTCCAAAGAAATTCCCTTTCCGGAAACTAAATTTTTCACATCGATTGCACATTTGAGTGAAAAAGAAGAATTAGATTCCGTTCAATCCATTGCCTTTATGGGAAGATCCAATTCAGGAAAATCGAGTTTATTAAATGCACTCTCTAACCATAGAGGACTTGCCAAAGTTTCAAAAACGCCAGGAAAAACAAAACTCATCAATATTTTTAGAACCAAAGAAGGATTTAACTTAATCGACTTACCTGGGTTTGGTTATTCAAAAGCATCTCATAAAGAACACAAAGATATGATGAAACTTTTAGAAGGTTTTTTAAATACATGGAAAAATTTAAAAATTCTTTTCATCCTTTGTGACTCTCAAAGAGAATTTCCAGAAGAAGAACTTTCCACAATAGAAGTCGCTATGGAAAAAAAAATCAAACCGGTTGTGATCCGAACTAAAATCGATAAACTGAACCAAAGTGAACAACATCGCGTACGTACAGAGATGGAAACAGCAATGAACGAAATTGGAATTCCGTTTCGAGTCTTTTATCTTTCAGCGACAACAGGTAGGGGTGTTGGTGAGTTACGCGAGTTTATTGTAGAGAATTTGATTCCGTCAAACAAAGGTGTCTAA